The genomic DNA TTCTCGGTACACTGAAAGTTTCTTCATTCTTTTGGTACAGTGCCGCATAATATGGACTATATTGATGGAAGCAAGTTAAAGCTAGTAAAACGAAGACCCGTTTGGGAGGATTTCTCCCAAAACAGCTTCATCGGTAAAGTTAAAGTCGGTGAAGCTAAAAACAGTAGCTTCACTCGGCTTCCAGTTCATTTTAGCCTTGGATTACAAAACAGTTACACACCATAGTATCTCGTTTTGCGCAAAATAGGTGAAGCTGAAGCTAAAATAAGCCCTATCAAACGGGCCGTACCTAAATTAGACAATTAAGTAAGTAACGTGACCAGTACTGGGCACTCAGTTATCTTCTAATATAAGTTACAACCTTTTTtccggaaaaaaaaagaagagtaaCGTAGCCAGTGAAAACTTCTTGGCAGCAGGAGGATAAAAGAAGCCTCCAAACGGTGGAATATGGCACAGCATATATATCTGCTCATTCGGTTCACAGCTTCACATGAATAGAAGAGATTTGCCTCTGCACCATTGCCACAAACCACAGGGTAAACAAACATAGCGCTGCGCTGCAGGGTGCAGAGGCAGGAAGCATCTCCGTGAAGAGCTGAAAAAAGGAAGCTGGGGGAGAGAAAGACAGAGAGAATCATTCCCCTTAAAATCAGCTTGTTTTGTTTTTGCTTGTCCATTAGCATCCGTTCACCCTTTCGCCCGAGCCTGCAACATGAGGCCATGGACTGACTCGGTGACCAGCTTTTGCTAGCCCCATGTTGGAGCACTACTGCACTGGTACTTTGCCATATCTCACTGCAGCGTGTCTGTACTTGGCAATTGGCATCAAGAGGGGCATGTGAAGAAGCTGACGCATGTGCATCTAGTCCACTCCGTTCACCCGCCTCGGTTCCCCGACCATCCTTTTTCTGTGCACCAGCTAGGTGAGACCGGCCCAGTGTTCCGGGTTACAAACTCTTCAAAGTGTGAACAGGGAAGAGGGTTGTGTACCTGCTGAACTTACGTACAATGGTACAAGCATGAAAGCAAGGAGCGGTTCTCTGAATTCCGAGTGCGATATGCAGTACACACCTGCTTTGGTTGGCTTTCACTGACGCCAAAAGTGAAATAGCATACAGTACTTCGGAGAGATTTCAGTGGTGAAAGAGACGGACGGACTCGCGTGTCGAATTTTTGGTAAGCCTGCTGTTGAGTGCAGTCCATTCGCGTCGAGGTCTTTATAACTCCGGCTGCTAACCATTAACCACTAATGCTGCTGACAATTAGAGGCGGTGAATCATGCGGGGGACGCAGTGATCTGCAGGCGAGACAAGGGGAAGTCCTTGTTTTCTCGTCTCTGATGATCTCACGCGGTCACGCCCGTGAGATCTCGGTGGCGGCCGCCCGCGAGCTTATGGTCGCGGCTGCATGTGCTTGCGGCCCGTACGCGAAGTGGACGGCTCGTAGCTAGGCAGGGCAGGGCTGCGGAGTGCGGAAGCGGCGGCTTGGCACCTGCGTGCCCGGGCACCTGAGATCTACATGCTGTTAAACGTAGATATCGGCACCTGAACTctttccttaatctaaaaagaTATCGGCAATTTACGACATAGCACACATGACACAACGTCATGCTTCTATTACCGACAACTCCTTGGACTAGAATGGCCTCCAAATGATGAAACATGGCACAAAATAGTGTTTGACATGCAGAAAAAAGAATGATGCTTTTGTAAGAAATCGGTGCTCGTAACCTAAGAGGGTGAGgaggtgaattaggcaacttaaaaccttaacatatggcttccactacttttgcatcaaacttaaactcgatcatgctatcaagatgtACAATTATGGTTGATCTACTATGAAACCCTCatccaaaacaagttttgcaacctagagccaatcatagcaagatactacactaagaaagtaaaggcatacaagttgcaagtatgaaatgtggAAACGTAAGAGGTgaggatgaggggaagcaaactcttgacacgaagatttatcccgtggtatcggtaggcactaagccaccactagtccacgttgttgaagcacttaCAAAGAGTATTACTTCCCGATTACCGAGTCTCTTCCGGaacaccccttgacttgccatgAAAGCTCGCCCACTAAGGCTCACGTCAAGTTTCCCGATCACCTTAATGTCATTCCACTAAGGAGCTTATCCATGAAGGgagggggtctccacgtcccccaCACACGGTCGTcaacgccgctccacaccaagtcggagggtcgaagacttgctaGCGATCCACCAAGCCTCCAAGGCGCCGGCACACATTTGTACAGttgtggttcactccttgaaccgatcacaaggaaggcacaccttgcactctctcttcttCAGCCCTATCCttgcactaatcactcttctaagcttgtgctaagcctttgaatAATCACTTGTGCACTTTAGGTATCAAAGAGCCGTCGTTCCAACAGCAGATATTCCGATGGTATGCATTTTTTAGCATCGGAATAAGTGGTGCTACCGTATGCTCTTCGTATTTCGGCTATAACTTCCAACTCCGAACTCCGATTTTGATGAAATTGTACTTGTTGGAAAGCTTATGAAATTCTACACAAGATTCTCAAAAAATTCAGACCATTCAATCACTTTTTAAGCACCGGATGAATGATAAAAGTCTGATAGTACCATCGGACCTTCCGGTCACCATATCGCTACTCTTCGTATTTTTATCATAACTTTTTACTCCGAACTCCGTTTTTTAGCACCACCCAGAATGGCATCTGGCACATAAAGAAATAAACGCATGTTGTACACCAGCTTAGATGTGACCGACCTAGCTGCTCAGGTCGTAGAGAAGACACGGTGTGTACTTCCAGAGCCCAAGCTATCAGGTTGAGGCACCCACTAGATCTACGTACAATCACATGAAAACACACGACATTAAGTAGAGAGGGATAAGCACTCTGAATTCTGAAGCATGGATGCCTTTGTACACCTGCTTTGGCTTTGCTTTGCTTCCACTGACGCCAGCGATCCACCGCGCTCCCTCTTCCcttccggcgacggcggcggcgagtcgcGCCGAGACAACTCTCCTCCGGCTGTCCACTCCCCATGACCGGCGGGATAACCCTCCTCGTCTCCCTCCCACCGCCGGATACCGGTCTGAAAGATCCGCTCGTCCAGGAGCCAGGAGGACGCGCTGTCAGGAACGCAAGGTCGTAGAAGGGCCGAGCTAGCCCCCCTCTGgtacggcgcggcggcggccagcttcCCACCATCTCCATCGTCCCCGCCGGCACGGCCCGTCTCCTGATGCTACGCAAGCTTCAGGTGATGATGCAATTGCAATTGCAACCGCTAGCCATCAATAGTTGAGTACTGAATGTTTTCGCTCCCCTCTGAATGAGCACCTTTCGTCAGGAATTCAGGATTCGCTCATGGTTGCAATTGCTTGAGGTTCAGTCACACTTCCCTTCAATTACTAACCATCGGTACCTGAATGCTTCAGGTGCGCTCTGAATGATCATCGTTTGTTAATTGTTAGgattttttttgacaaataaTCGTttgttaggattttttttttgatgcaAAATCGTTTGTTAGGATTAAAAGCGAGGAAAAGCAATGGCAGGAGGGAAGCAGACAGGTGCAAACTGCAATGCCCAAGCTGCGCGTCAAGGATGGAACACAAGACACACGTGCAGTCAGACAGTTCGTGACAGAAAGACATCTCTAAGATGCAGATGAACTCGAACGTTCAGAGTTGCCTGAGCTTTATCACAAGCATAAATGAGAAGTTCAGAACAATTGAAGCACGAGCCGGCTTTGGGATTTGGAAACCTGCAATGGCTATCAAGCCCCCTGCATGCAGAAGCGACAGCAGCGCCGTGTAGTGTCGAAAGAGCTGTCCAACGTACTGGGAAGACTCATGTTGCTGTGGAGACGGATGCATCCATCCTTGGTGAAGCACTCAATTCTCAAATCATCTGTTTGGGACAGAAGCCCGTATGTGTTGGCTGCCTATGGTGTTGGGTTGAGTGTTGCTGGTTCAAACGTGTTCATGGACCAAGCACCAGAATGTGTAACCCATTTGGTCTCCGGTGACAGACCTCGAGCCAATGTTTTTTTAAGGGGAAGCCAATGTTTAATGGAAACCCATGTTTCCGATTGTTTTTTAATAACAACGCATAGGATTGAGATATTTGAGGGACGCTTCCGAACATGGCCCATGCCCATAGAAACCGGCGAAGAAGACGACCATCTCGACCCAACTCTTCTGAGCCCATAATATCGAACGAACATTTTCAAACATGCACATCTTTTTTAGCCCATGGGCCATAGTGCCTTTTCTCGAGGTCGAAAAGCCCACGAGACAAGAACCCCCTCCTCCGCAGTCCGCACCACCACGCCATTCCCCATCTCTTTCCCCACCCACCCCACTCAGCCACCGCCGAGCCGATCTCCGACCACCGCCGCGatgtcgtccgccgccgcgctcctcctccgccccaccTCCGCCACGACGCACCCGCTCCTCCACCTATCCAGCCCCAAATCCGTCTTCCTCCGCCTACACcagtctcgccgccgcctgcccgttCCGCGCCTCTCCCTCAcgcccaccaccgccagcaacagcaacagcaacaactcccctccgccgccgccccctctggCCCCCTCGCCCGCGCCTGCGGCGCCGCCTTCCCTGTTCGCGAATTGGTCCCCGCCGCGCGCGATCTGGCGGGGGCTCTCGGCGCTGCTCCTCGCGGGCCAGGTCTTCCACCGCGTCCTCACGGGCCGCGTCCACCGCCGTAACCTCCTGGCGCAGCTCCGCCGCGTGGGGCCGGGGAGCGCGGGGGTCGCGCTCCTCACCGCCGCCTTCGTGGGCATGGCCTTCACCATCCAGTTCGTGCGCGAGTTCACGCGCCTCGGCCTCCACCGATCTGTCGGCGGTGTCCTCGCCCTCGCGCTCGCGCGCGAGCTCTCTCCCGTCGTcacggccgtcgtcgccgccggccgagtCGGCTCCGCATTCGCCGCCGAGCTCGGCACCATGCAGGTGTCCGAGCAGACCGACACCCTCCGCGTCCTCGGCGCCCACCCCGTCGACTACCTCGTCGTCCCACGCGTCCTTGCCTGCGTGCTTGCCCTCCCGGTGCTGACACTGATCAGCTTCGCGCTCGGCCTCGCCTCCTCGGCATTCCTGGCCGACTCCGTCTTTGGCGTCAGCGTCAGCATCATTTTGGAGTCGGCGCGCAGAGCTCTGCGGCCATGGGACTTGATCAGCTCCTTGCTGAAATCTCAAGTGTTTGGTGCCATTATCGCGGTGGTGAGCTGTGCCTGGGGTGTCACAACCCATGGAGGAGCCAAGGGCGTTGGCGAGTCTACAACATCTGCGGTGGTTGTTTCTCTTGTTGGGATCTTCGTTGCGGACTTTGCTCTGTCATGCCTGTTCTTCCAGGGTGCTGGTGATTCACTCAAGTATGCAATGGGTTGAGGCAGGGTCACCGCAGAggaattttttttgctttgtaGGAGCATAGCATAGTCTTGTACATTAACAAGAATGGTGCAGCGGATTCAAATAGGCGGACATTGCAACATCAGCCACTCTTCAGGTGACATGCATCAATTTTTCCCCCCTGGTATCCACGAGAAGTCATTTACTGTGTTCTGTTATACCTTTGTTGTGCTAAATTGCTGCTCAATTATTTGCCAGTGATTCATGTGTAACTTATTCACAAAACTATTGGTCGAACCAGTATAACTCATGCTAATATAAGTATAAAGAAAATCTGGTTACAATCTGCTTAGTGCAGCAATGTAATTATGTAAATACAGACTGCTTGGGAGATCTACTTTTTTCAGAAAACAACAGTTTAATAATATTCTTGACCAAGTGCAACATATATGCCTGGAAAGCACATATGCCCCTATTATGCATCTTGCTTTCCTAGCAGTGTAGATAATCTTGCCTCCTTAGCATTAGGCATCCATGGATGAGAAGACCTTAAATTGTTTGTTAGCAACTCTGGAAAATACATTGTACCTTGTTTATCGAAACAAACATCAGAGCCTCAAGGTTCCAATATGAATAGCCAGATTAATGGATGTGTGAGACATGAGTTTGCTCAGCAAAATAATGGTAGCAGTAGATGATTTTCAACATCCTAGATGGTTTATTCTTGAGGGTGACTAAATGCTGGAATTCCCCGGCTGTGCGTGCACAGTATTGGTATCCTTGATGCTTCAGGGGTTCAGGTGATTGGTGCTGTTATTATCGAAGCTGTGACAACTTCTGTAATCCTTGGTAAACCAAATTTCAATGTTGCCCATTGCATCATCAGGACATGTCTCTGCCTCTCTCTGGAATGGTGAATTGGACTTTGGACCTTTCACCTTCATTTATTTGGTTAAATTTCACATGAGAATTTCGTCATGAGTGGTTCTAAATTTGTTTGTTGTGCAAGTTATGTAGGCTCTACTCTTccttgcaaaaataaaaataaaaaaaatctgtaAACGTTTATTCGCAGCAGAATTACTTCTAGGTAGCTCGCCACGATTTGATACAGATACATCTTGAAGTATGCAAATTATCTCGTGACTTGAGTTTGTAATAAGAATCTTTAGTATCTGATAATTAACAAAAGATAATCATTATGGGCACAGCCAAGCGTACGCTGTTATCCCGTTGTTGAACAACATAATAGAGTTCAAGTACGTTCACGAACTTTGACTTTGCTTTGAATACTTTCTCACTTTCTCTGCACAACTATAGCAAATACCAAACATGAAGAACCATAACCTGATTTACTTTTACAAGAAAATAACTGAAGAGAGGTATCAAAGAAGCTCATATTCAACTCCCTACCTCATGCAGGAGACCTTGCTGAGAGCTACTACAGTCCTACCTCATTTATCCCACCAACTGCTGAGGCTAGTGCGTCGCCCCGGACTTCTCGCATCACCAGCGTCATTGTGCGCGGTGCCTTGGCGTTGCCTAGGAGTGAGGGAGAGCTTGTAGGGGGGGTCGTGCTGGAGCTAGGTTCGGCCATGGccaggagggagagggagtgaGAGAAGAGGGAGCCGGGTGTCGGTGTGCGTTCATTAGAAAAAGGGAGCGGGGTGCCCTGCACCGAGCGCGTTGGGAAGTATGAGTtagaatctactccctccgtcacacaatatttattttaacttttctacgtGCATAGTTTTTtacatgcacctagatatataatatatctagatacataatttagaaaagtcaaaactaaTAGTAATTTCGGGTGGAGAGAGTAGATAAGAAGCCTCATGTTTAGAGAAGTAGGGGCTAAAAATGAAAAGCCGGCTGGGGATGCTCTTATGTTCTGTCTTGCAACACCACCAAGGCAAAGTCAACTGAAGAGATGTTCGCGTTGTTGAGAGAGAGAGCTTAAACAGTGCATCCCTCGGTTCTCTTATTTCTTTACATGTATCTCGTGCATTGTAGGCACAAAATTTGGCGAAACAAATTGAAGTATATATCAAGCCATATACTGATATACACCTTGACAGCATACAAGATACATGCGAAAGCAGTGAGTATAATTTCCTGTTATTCCCCCTATGATTATCCTCGTAATCTTTTAGGCGACTTTGCAAGAGAAGACCTCCATCAAACTTGCTGACAACTCTGGAAATACTCGAGTTGGCCTAAAATCTTTGTTGAGGCAAACAGCGGTCGCTCTGCCTTCCAATACGAGCTGCCAAGAGTAGCAACAAAGGTGTGACTTGTGAGATAGATATGCTTATGATCATTTACAACCTAACACATATAACACGCTTCTAGTACCTGTGTGTACTCCCTTTGTTCCAAACTACAATGCTTTAAATGTGTCCTAAGTCAATTTTCTTTACTTTGACCAgaagtttataaaaaaatacaccagcatctacaacatcaaattaaTTTTGTTAAAATCACCATGAAATATGTATTCTTAGTATATTTGTTTATatgtagatgttaatatatatatatatatatttataaatttaattaaatttgaACAATTTTGATTTAGAATAAAATTTAAATAACCTATATTTTGGAACTGAGGGTCACTTCACGATGTGGCAGAGTCTCGACCATATGCTCTACAATAATTCGTACGCCTTTGATTTGAATAGGCTTCACCTTGACCGTAAACTTGTCACCACTCTGACGATGCAAcgcatgtaataaattgttaaaACGTAAGTAAATTCTTTGAGATCTTCCTTATTGCACGAGGAATAATTTGCCATGCATTCGTTCACAGCAAATGAACCAAGGTAGACATGTACCCTGAGAGGCGCGAAGTACTTGAGGTTCAACTCTGAAAGAGCCATGGCGTTGCCCGTGGACGTCCAGTAGTCCACGCTGATGCCCAGCTGCTCAAGCATCCCGTCACGACCTGATACCGTGATACGTACGGCTCAAAGAACTGATGGATACTCGCAGATACGTGCCGTGCGTCTACTAGCTAGGAATAATATAATGGATAATCTTCGAGAGCTGCTACATCTTGGAATAAATTAATCAAACGATGGCTGACCACTGTGGAGGTAGCTGGCGTAGATGGCGTTGTTGACGACGCCGTACTCGTCGAGCTCGTCGTCGCGGACCTCCATCTCGATCTCGAAGAACCTGTCCTTCCTCATGGTGGTAAGCTGGTTCGACGCGGTGTAATTGCCGGGGCGAGCTCGCTGATCGAACAGCTCGCGGCTGAtggcgtcgggggcggcgatGGCAACCACGCCCCGGAGCCGGCAGTACTTGGGCCCCGTAGCCACGTGCGCCGCCGTGACGACGACCCTGCCAAGACGCGCCCGGCCGTTGCGCGCCACCACGCAGCTGTGCTGACCATGGGCGACGGAGCTCACATCGGCAGGGCGCAGGCGAGGGGAGAGCCCGGTGACCTAACGAACGAGGCCGCCCATCTTTTGCTGCATTGCGATCTTGCGAGCGCGAATAAATGGTGGTGTGGCAGTGGCAGGTACTACGTTCTTAGCCGAACTGTGGATATGTTGGTGGCTGGTCAGCGTTCTGAATCTTCTGATGCCTTTGATGGCAAATGCGTGGCAGCTTTATATAGGTTGTACATGGAGAATCGAGGCATGGGCATGAAATGAAATTGCCGGTTATTCAAATGTTACTCGCCGTGGCCTGTGGAGTTTTACTCCCAAAATTCTAATACTGTGTGTGGGCGAGCCACCGGGCTTGCTCTGCCATTTGCTCGGCCATTTGCAAGTTTCATGCGCATGGATTTTCTGgtctgttcggctggacttataagtcgGGTGAAAaactgaaacgactgatttgttgtgagagaaaaacattgttcggtagctgataagctgaagcgaacaggctgttCATCTCGATAAATGGCATGCACGAAAAAAAATTGATGCGGTATGAAACGAAGAGACAAATTAGACTTCACATGAATGAAATTTATGTGCAGATGAAACCCAGCATACTTTTAAAATCCTACTAAGAGCAATTCATTTTATCTCCACGCTACGCTAGTATTCAATGTAGGCACAATTGTAAGTGTCTACATAATTGATAattcgtactccctccgttccaaattataggtcgttttggcttttttaatTTATAGGTTTTTGTTATGCgtttagatataccctatgtttagatacataataatatctatatatctagaaaagtcaaaacgacttataatttggaacggagggagtacgttgCATTTGATCTCAGCAGCATAAAAAAATGAGGGTGGGTAAGGGGGTATAAACCCCACCTAAACAAAGGTGAGAACCTAGGGTTCGAATCTTAACACCGCACAACAattaaaattaaattaattaaaattaaattatGTATCGTGTATAGTGTTGTTTTCTTCGTCAAGCTAAATTTGTAAAAATACGTGATGTTCTTAGAAACTGGTAACGAAACTCTACACCGAGTCTCAGGGCCGGCATCAAGTTTTCGCTACTATGACAGCTGAGCACAGGAGCGCAGGACCAGGACCCACTGGATTGTACTCGGAGTTGGGTTTCCGACTGTACTGCTCATCTAGTACGAGCTTGAGATGCTTTCAGAAGGCACGTGTGAATCGAAGTCAAGTTGGAGGCACGTGGCCTTGACCGTTGATGGCTTTGGTAATGGCAAGTGCTGCTAAAGaaattgtttgaaattaaaGGTCGTGCTTTTTTTGAGCTGCTGGTAGAGATTTCTTTATCTCTTTGGTAGGTATTACCTTGTGTCTCATACTGTGACTACGAGTGAAGCCATTTGCTGGTGGAGTTGTCCATTTTAATTGTAGTTGTTGTAAGGTTGTTGTTTGCTCAGTATACACCTCTTTCTTTATCAATATAATAAGTACCTTCTTCTGCTTGGTTCGTTTAAAAAAGATGGCAAAGTGTTGGTGTTGCCGTTTGCCTTGGTATTCTTGGGAGTCGATGGCGGGTGGGGCCATCTTGAAGTGGGTCGCTTATTCATTTTACAGGAAATTATGCATCAACCTAAATAACATGCCAAGTTGCAACACCTGTCAATTATCACGGTGAACACACCGTAGCGAGGAAAATTGCAAAATGAGAAGAACTTTAGCATCCATGGATGAGAAGAACTGCCATACTCCGTTAGCAACTCTGGAAGATACACCAGTAGGACAGTCATGCGTGTCAGATAAACCAACATCAATGCTATGTCTATCACCGGATATCCATACTTTCTCCTCAAATGCACACCCACTTCAAATGGGAAGGGTATgagtaaaaaaattatatacccattaGAAATGGGGTGTGGAGGGTACGGGGAAGGTATaattaatcaattggatatatatatatataatacaaaattaatatccattggatatgggtgGGATTGGGAAGGATAAGGAGTGGGAaataattatttggatttgGATGTGAAccagagaagagaagagagagtggGTTTGCCCGACGGGATCAGTCTAGATCGATCTAGTCGGAACAGATCGGGACAGCTTCGACTCGACCCACACCGTCCCAGGAGATCGATCACGTCGCAGGCCAAAGCCATGGCGCAATCTACTCCGGCGCGTGCTCCACAAGAATCCAAGCGATCGACTACAGCGAATTTATCCCGATGGTAACAGGGAGTCTCCTTTTCCAGTCCTGGTTGCTCGGCAGAAGAGGAAGCTTGCTAGAAGTTAGAACGTACAACATTCTCTATGTTTCATTCTTGAGGGTGGTGGATTATATTGTACCGTTATTGTTGCCCCTTTCACCTCTTGATTTGCACGGTCATGACAGAGTCACTTCTAATTAGCTTTCCACGAGACCTTATAAATTTCAGAGATAATAATACTTGTACCACAGAATCTGCAGTCTCTGGGAATTACCAAAGATAAACATTATGGGCGTTATAGCCAGCTTAGACTGTGTTAACCCGTTCGTTGACAACATAATGCCTTAAGTATGTTCACGAACTTTGACTTTGCTTTGAATAGTTTCTCGCTTTTTCTGTACAACTATAGCAAATATCAatatcaaaaataaaaaatgacctGTTTTACTTTTACAAGAAAATAGGCATAAAAAACTTTATGTTCTGTTTTGCATGCAACACCAACAAGTTAACTGAAGGGAAGTTCCAATTCCAGATTAAAGAACCTAAGAACCTAAGCTTGCATCCCAGTTCGTGTTCGCATTGTTGAGGGTAACTTGAACAAACAATGCATCTCTCCGCTCTTTTATTTATATCCATCTCGTACATTGTTGGTGGTACAAATTTAGGCGAAACAAATTAAATTGAACCATATACACCATGACAGCGTAGAACGAAGAAAAATGATCTATCGTGAAAGCAGTCTGTAGAATATTGCTTCCTTCTTCGTCGTGTTTGTTTTTTAATCTTACAACCCTCAGTTAACCTTTTAAGCAACTTTGCAAGAGAAGACCTCCATTGCCCTCGCTGACAGCTCCGGGAACACCCGAGTTGGACGGAAGTCTTTGTTGAGGCAAACAACGGTCGCTCTGCCTTCCAATACGAGCTTACGATCCGGCAGGGTCTCGATCATGTGCTCGACGATCATCCGCACGCCTTTGATCTGCACGGGCTTCACCTTGACGACGAACCTGTCACCACTCTGACGATGCAAGTATATAAATATAAGTAAAATCTGCGGGATTATTTTCCTTTCACGAGGAATTTTCCATGCATGCGTTCATAGCGAACGAATGAAGGCAGGCGTGTACCCTGAGAGGCGCGAAGTACTTGAGGTTCAGCTCAGAGAGAGCCATGGCGTTGCCCGTGGATGTCCAGTAGTCCACGCTGATGCCCAGCTGCTCGAGCACCACG from Setaria italica strain Yugu1 chromosome VII, Setaria_italica_v2.0, whole genome shotgun sequence includes the following:
- the LOC101769418 gene encoding protein TRIGALACTOSYLDIACYLGLYCEROL 1, chloroplastic, with amino-acid sequence MSSAAALLLRPTSATTHPLLHLSSPKSVFLRLHQSRRRLPVPRLSLTPTTASNSNSNNSPPPPPPLAPSPAPAAPPSLFANWSPPRAIWRGLSALLLAGQVFHRVLTGRVHRRNLLAQLRRVGPGSAGVALLTAAFVGMAFTIQFVREFTRLGLHRSVGGVLALALARELSPVVTAVVAAGRVGSAFAAELGTMQVSEQTDTLRVLGAHPVDYLVVPRVLACVLALPVLTLISFALGLASSAFLADSVFGVSVSIILESARRALRPWDLISSLLKSQVFGAIIAVVSCAWGVTTHGGAKGVGESTTSAVVVSLVGIFVADFALSCLFFQGAGDSLKYAMG
- the LOC101763201 gene encoding acyl-acyl carrier protein thioesterase ATL2, chloroplastic — its product is MPRFSMYNLYKAATHLPSKVTGLSPRLRPADVSSVAHGQHSCVVARNGRARLGRVVVTAAHVATGPKYCRLRGVVAIAAPDAISRELFDQRARPGNYTASNQLTTMRKDRFFEIEMEVRDDELDEYGVVNNAIYASYLHSGRDGMLEQLGISVDYWTSTGNAMALSELNLKYFAPLRSGDKFTVKVKPIQIKGVRIIVEHMVETLPHRELVLEGRATAVCLNKDFRPTRVFPELSASLMEVFSCKVA